In the genome of Desulfovibrio desulfuricans, one region contains:
- the rsfS gene encoding ribosome silencing factor — MENNTSPSPAGGVAPKRFSDVPLEEKLADVVTWLEEHKAARVVSIDMAGQGGFAEALVIASAGSVRHAQSLADGVGELCRARNFEYLRMEGYTAGQWILVDMNDIVVNVFLEPVRELYGLEALWGKAASLASVRTGE, encoded by the coding sequence ATGGAAAACAATACTTCTCCTTCACCCGCAGGGGGCGTTGCCCCCAAGCGTTTTTCGGATGTCCCCCTGGAAGAAAAGCTGGCGGACGTGGTCACCTGGCTTGAAGAGCACAAGGCAGCTCGCGTGGTCAGCATTGATATGGCTGGTCAGGGCGGTTTTGCCGAGGCCCTGGTCATTGCCAGCGCTGGCTCCGTGCGTCATGCGCAAAGCCTGGCCGACGGCGTGGGCGAACTGTGCCGCGCGCGCAATTTTGAATACCTACGCATGGAAGGCTACACCGCTGGTCAGTGGATTCTGGTGGATATGAACGACATCGTCGTAAACGTCTTTCTGGAGCCTGTGCGCGAGCTCTACGGCCTTGAAGCCCTGTGGGGCAAGGCTGCCTCGCTGGCAAGCGTCCGCACCGGGGAATAA
- the gpmI gene encoding 2,3-bisphosphoglycerate-independent phosphoglycerate mutase: protein MIMTPTLLLIMDGWGIAEPGPGNAPSVAATPNIDALNARCPHSLLAASGRDVGLPSGYMGNSEVGHLNIGAGRVVYQDMTRIDVALEDGSFAANEVLTNLVESVRQSGGRLHLAGLLSDGGVHSHIHHLEALCAMAHKAGVPVRIHCLMDGRDRDPHSGVDFMRALQQNIAGQGQTRVASMVGRFFAMDRDKHWERLKEAWDVIVHGVPATTLAPLAAIEASYAAGVTDEFIKPLCFAAAGDAPGMADGDGLFMFNFRADRMRQFTQAFIQPQFDGFDRGRVPVLAGVASMTAYESSFNIPVAFPKEAVSMGLGEVVSRKGLRQLRLAETEKYAHVTYFFNGGVEEPFAGEDRILVPSPREVKTYDQKPSMSAQKVTDKFVEAWNSGVYDLVVCNLANGDMVGHTGNLQAAVEACEVVDACVGRMVAAVEARKGRMIIIADHGNCEKMLTPEGQPYTAHTTNPVPCILLEPEGKATALQNGRLADVATTILGLWGMQPSDLMTGRNLAAPRAEGEADRG from the coding sequence ATAATCATGACGCCCACGCTCTTGCTGATAATGGATGGCTGGGGCATTGCCGAGCCGGGGCCTGGCAACGCGCCCTCTGTGGCCGCCACCCCCAATATTGATGCGCTCAACGCCCGCTGCCCGCATTCGCTCCTGGCCGCATCAGGCCGCGACGTGGGTTTGCCGTCCGGCTACATGGGCAATTCCGAGGTGGGGCATCTGAACATCGGCGCCGGGCGTGTGGTGTATCAGGATATGACCCGCATCGACGTGGCGCTTGAGGACGGCAGCTTTGCCGCAAACGAGGTGCTGACCAACCTGGTTGAATCGGTGCGGCAGAGCGGCGGCAGACTGCATCTGGCCGGGCTGCTTTCCGATGGGGGCGTGCACAGCCACATCCATCATCTGGAAGCCCTGTGCGCCATGGCGCATAAGGCTGGCGTGCCCGTGCGCATCCATTGCCTTATGGATGGGCGCGACCGCGACCCGCACAGCGGCGTTGATTTTATGCGCGCGCTGCAGCAGAACATCGCAGGGCAGGGGCAAACGCGGGTCGCCAGCATGGTGGGCCGGTTTTTTGCCATGGACCGCGACAAGCACTGGGAGCGCCTCAAGGAAGCCTGGGATGTGATCGTCCACGGGGTTCCCGCCACCACGCTTGCGCCGCTCGCCGCCATCGAGGCCTCATATGCGGCCGGGGTCACGGACGAGTTCATCAAGCCCCTGTGCTTTGCGGCAGCTGGCGACGCCCCGGGCATGGCCGACGGCGACGGGCTGTTTATGTTCAATTTTCGCGCTGACCGCATGCGGCAGTTTACGCAGGCCTTTATTCAGCCCCAGTTTGACGGGTTTGACCGGGGCAGGGTGCCGGTTCTGGCGGGCGTGGCATCCATGACCGCTTACGAGTCGAGCTTCAACATCCCTGTGGCTTTTCCCAAAGAAGCCGTGAGCATGGGGCTTGGCGAGGTCGTTTCGCGCAAGGGGCTGCGCCAGCTGCGACTTGCGGAGACGGAAAAGTACGCCCATGTCACCTATTTTTTCAACGGCGGTGTGGAAGAACCCTTTGCCGGTGAAGACCGCATTCTGGTGCCGTCGCCGCGCGAGGTGAAAACCTACGACCAAAAGCCCTCCATGAGCGCGCAGAAAGTGACGGACAAATTTGTGGAAGCCTGGAACTCCGGCGTGTACGATCTTGTCGTGTGCAACCTCGCCAACGGCGACATGGTCGGTCACACGGGCAACCTGCAGGCGGCGGTAGAAGCCTGCGAAGTTGTGGACGCCTGCGTGGGGCGCATGGTCGCCGCTGTAGAAGCCCGCAAGGGGCGCATGATCATCATTGCCGACCACGGCAACTGCGAAAAAATGCTCACCCCCGAGGGGCAGCCGTATACCGCGCACACGACCAACCCCGTGCCGTGCATTTTGCTTGAACCGGAGGGCAAGGCGACCGCCCTGCAGAACGGCAGGCTGGCCGATGTGGCCACAACAATTCTCGGCCTCTGGGGGATGCAACCCTCTGATCTTATGACCGGGCGCAATCTCGCCGCGCCCCGCGCCGAAGGGGAGGCTGACCGTGGCTGA
- a CDS encoding outer membrane homotrimeric porin — protein sequence MKRICTLILAAGLVFGAATGASAIDFKAKGQWLMGFGVGTDSPVSKTSINGVKSKADNTDTFDAQQRVRLQLDAVASEALSGTVYFEIGTQKWGNAGTGGALGADGNNQVRVKNAYIDWAIPQTDAKVRMGIQGLALPNTYAGGSAVLDTDVAAVVASYKFNENVGLSAFWARPFNDNFDGRDPRSNNNQNDRNYLDNMDLFGVMAPLTFDGVNLTPWVMYGMMGKNTLTSYTDPDGDGTFTYHNIGSRDGNPPYTLMPFPAASAINSGTARNLGGTSKAYGSMFWAGLPLAVTMFDPFNIELDINYGYVEGMGRYDVQKGFNGPTVRGSTERQGWLAKALVEYKMDWATPGIFGWYASGDDSNVKNGSERMPSLVPTGNMTSYMGDGNYGWLRQDYGVDYAGTWGIGGQLKDMSFLEDLKHTFRVAYWGGTNSTTMVKYMSTAYAWTEGVGASTVPYLTTKDGLVEFNLVNSYKIYQNLEMNLELDYLVNCMDNSTWKKSQNPSSFSKQDMWKAQVTFAYSF from the coding sequence ATGAAACGCATCTGTACGCTTATCCTGGCCGCCGGCCTGGTGTTCGGCGCGGCCACCGGTGCCAGCGCCATTGATTTCAAGGCCAAGGGCCAGTGGCTCATGGGCTTCGGCGTGGGCACCGACAGCCCTGTCAGCAAAACTTCGATCAACGGCGTGAAGAGCAAGGCCGACAACACCGACACCTTTGACGCTCAGCAGCGCGTGCGCTTGCAGTTGGACGCCGTGGCTTCTGAAGCCCTGTCCGGCACGGTGTACTTCGAAATTGGCACGCAGAAATGGGGCAACGCTGGCACCGGCGGCGCTCTTGGCGCTGACGGCAACAACCAGGTTCGCGTGAAGAACGCCTACATCGACTGGGCCATCCCCCAGACCGATGCCAAGGTTCGCATGGGTATTCAGGGTCTTGCCCTGCCCAACACCTACGCTGGCGGTTCCGCCGTGCTTGATACCGACGTGGCCGCTGTGGTCGCTTCGTACAAGTTCAACGAAAACGTTGGCCTCTCCGCTTTCTGGGCCCGTCCGTTCAACGACAACTTTGACGGCAGAGATCCCCGCTCCAATAACAACCAGAACGACCGCAACTATCTGGACAACATGGATCTGTTCGGCGTGATGGCCCCCCTGACCTTTGACGGCGTCAACCTTACGCCTTGGGTCATGTACGGCATGATGGGCAAGAACACCCTGACCAGCTACACCGACCCCGATGGTGACGGCACCTTCACCTACCACAACATCGGCAGCCGTGACGGCAACCCGCCCTACACCCTGATGCCCTTCCCCGCTGCCTCCGCGATCAACAGCGGCACCGCCAGGAACCTCGGCGGCACCAGCAAGGCCTACGGCAGCATGTTCTGGGCTGGCCTGCCCCTGGCTGTGACCATGTTCGATCCTTTCAACATCGAACTGGACATCAACTATGGTTATGTGGAAGGCATGGGCCGTTACGACGTGCAGAAGGGCTTTAACGGCCCCACCGTGCGCGGCAGCACCGAACGTCAGGGCTGGTTGGCCAAGGCTCTTGTTGAATACAAGATGGATTGGGCCACCCCCGGCATCTTCGGCTGGTACGCCTCCGGCGACGACAGCAACGTGAAGAACGGTTCCGAGCGCATGCCCTCCCTGGTGCCCACCGGCAACATGACCTCCTACATGGGTGACGGCAACTACGGCTGGCTGCGTCAGGACTACGGCGTTGACTACGCCGGTACCTGGGGCATCGGCGGCCAGTTGAAGGACATGAGCTTCCTCGAAGATCTCAAGCACACCTTCCGCGTGGCTTACTGGGGCGGCACCAACAGCACCACCATGGTCAAGTACATGAGCACCGCTTATGCCTGGACCGAAGGCGTGGGCGCCAGCACCGTGCCTTACCTGACCACCAAGGACGGACTTGTGGAATTCAACCTCGTGAACTCCTACAAGATCTACCAGAACCTGGAAATGAACCTGGAGTTGGACTACCTGGTCAACTGCATGGACAACAGCACCTGGAAGAAGTCCCAGAACCCCAGCTCGTTCAGCAAGCAGGATATGTGGAAGGCTCAGGTTACCTTCGCGTACAGCTTCTAA
- the pstA gene encoding phosphate ABC transporter permease PstA has protein sequence MFWMLRLIAACNVLVLLAVCAFLLQNGLPAMSWSFLTEAPRQMMTKGGILPCIIGTAILSLGSLLIAFPLGVASAVYLNEYAKRNAFASFVRLGVNNLAGVPSVVFGLFGLSFFVTFCGFGVSILSGVLTLAVLTLPVIIGTAEESLRNVPDTYREASLALGATKSQTIARVVLPSALPGMLTGAILGVARAAGETAAIMFTASVYYTPKGPDSIFSPVMALPYHMYVLATAGTEIAKTRPLQYGTGLVLLLLVLGMNLIAIILRDRLQKRR, from the coding sequence ATGTTCTGGATGCTGCGGCTCATTGCCGCCTGCAATGTGCTGGTGCTGCTGGCTGTGTGCGCCTTTTTACTGCAAAACGGTCTGCCCGCCATGAGCTGGAGCTTTTTGACCGAAGCGCCGCGCCAGATGATGACCAAGGGAGGCATCTTGCCCTGCATCATAGGCACAGCCATACTCTCCCTAGGATCGCTGCTCATCGCCTTTCCTCTGGGCGTTGCCTCGGCCGTTTATCTTAACGAATACGCCAAGCGCAATGCCTTTGCCAGCTTTGTGCGGTTGGGGGTCAACAACCTCGCTGGCGTGCCATCTGTAGTCTTTGGCCTGTTCGGTCTTTCATTTTTCGTTACATTTTGCGGATTTGGCGTAAGCATACTTTCTGGCGTGCTCACCCTGGCCGTACTGACGCTGCCAGTCATTATCGGCACGGCCGAAGAATCGCTGCGCAACGTCCCCGATACATACCGCGAGGCTTCGCTGGCGCTTGGCGCGACCAAATCGCAAACCATCGCCCGCGTGGTTCTGCCCAGCGCCCTGCCCGGCATGCTCACCGGCGCTATTCTGGGCGTGGCCCGCGCCGCTGGCGAAACCGCCGCCATCATGTTTACGGCTTCGGTTTATTATACGCCCAAGGGGCCGGACTCCATTTTCAGCCCGGTCATGGCTCTGCCCTACCACATGTATGTGCTTGCCACCGCCGGGACGGAAATCGCCAAAACCCGCCCGCTGCAGTACGGCACAGGCCTTGTGCTGCTGTTGCTGGTGCTCGGCATGAACCTGATCGCCATTATTCTGCGCGACCGGCTGCAAAAGCGTCGCTGA
- the pstC gene encoding phosphate ABC transporter permease subunit PstC — protein sequence MRSRDIKEKTVRVTLTAMAGSSLLALAGIVIFLFMEGLPLFSEYSFFNFLFGNLWYPTEEPGLFGIFPLLVASLAVTVLSSMLAVPMGVLTAVYLTEIAHPTVRRIIKPFVELLAALPSVVLGFLGMVVLAPFLQDYLDAATGLNLLNASLVLALMSVPTICSVSEDALFGVPRDLREASLALGATRWQTTVRVVIPAALSGIGTAVMLGMSRAIGETMVVLMVAGGAGIIPTSLLDPIRPMPASIAAEMAEAAFRSEHYHALFAIGIVLFFLTLAFNLAAGYIAEKHRQVGTSSL from the coding sequence ATGCGCTCCAGAGACATCAAGGAAAAAACGGTGCGGGTCACCCTTACCGCCATGGCAGGCAGCTCGCTGCTGGCCCTGGCTGGTATTGTTATTTTTCTGTTCATGGAAGGTCTGCCGCTGTTCAGCGAGTATTCTTTCTTCAATTTTCTGTTCGGCAACCTTTGGTACCCCACTGAGGAACCGGGCCTTTTCGGCATATTTCCTCTGCTGGTGGCCTCGCTGGCAGTGACGGTGCTTTCCTCCATGCTGGCGGTACCCATGGGGGTGCTGACGGCGGTTTACCTGACGGAAATAGCCCACCCAACTGTTAGGCGCATCATCAAACCCTTTGTGGAGCTGCTGGCCGCCTTGCCTTCGGTGGTGCTGGGATTTTTGGGCATGGTGGTGCTTGCGCCCTTTTTGCAGGATTATCTTGACGCGGCCACCGGGCTTAACCTGCTTAACGCCTCGCTTGTGCTGGCGCTTATGAGCGTGCCCACCATCTGCTCGGTATCGGAAGACGCCCTTTTTGGCGTACCGCGCGACCTGCGCGAGGCCTCGCTGGCGCTGGGCGCGACCCGTTGGCAAACCACGGTGCGCGTGGTCATACCCGCCGCGCTTTCGGGCATCGGCACTGCGGTGATGCTCGGCATGTCCCGTGCCATCGGCGAAACCATGGTCGTACTGATGGTTGCGGGCGGCGCGGGCATCATACCCACATCGCTGCTCGACCCCATACGCCCCATGCCCGCCAGCATTGCGGCCGAAATGGCCGAGGCGGCCTTTCGCAGCGAGCACTACCACGCCCTGTTCGCCATCGGCATTGTGCTCTTTTTCCTGACCTTGGCCTTCAACCTGGCTGCCGGATACATTGCTGAAAAGCACCGGCAGGTAGGGACTTCAAGCCTTTAG
- a CDS encoding phosphate ABC transporter substrate-binding protein yields the protein MTIGKLFATALTVLSLSAPAMAAQQVVINGSTTVLPVVQKAGESFMASHPDMELSISGGGSGNGIKALIEKQCDIAMSSRDIKDKEVEAAKKNGVTPNRITIAVDAIVPVVNPANPVAALTTAQLRDIYNGKVSNWKEVGGHDGKIVVISRDTSSGTFECWQELIMKEERVNPAALMQASNGAVVQAVSKNKNAIGYVGLGYLDKSTKGLKVNDVTANPQTALSKQWPIARELFVFTNGTPAGAAKAFVEYLLDPGKGQKDVLEVGYVPLGK from the coding sequence ATGACTATCGGAAAATTGTTCGCCACTGCCCTGACGGTCTTGAGCCTCAGCGCTCCGGCCATGGCTGCCCAGCAGGTTGTTATCAACGGCTCCACCACGGTGCTTCCCGTTGTTCAGAAAGCTGGTGAGTCCTTTATGGCTTCGCACCCCGACATGGAGCTGAGCATTTCCGGCGGCGGTTCCGGCAACGGCATCAAGGCCCTTATTGAAAAGCAGTGCGACATCGCCATGAGCTCGCGCGACATCAAGGACAAGGAAGTTGAAGCCGCCAAGAAAAACGGCGTGACCCCCAACCGCATCACCATCGCCGTTGACGCCATCGTGCCGGTGGTCAACCCCGCCAACCCTGTCGCCGCTCTTACCACTGCACAGCTGCGCGACATCTACAATGGCAAGGTCTCCAACTGGAAGGAAGTGGGCGGACACGACGGCAAGATCGTTGTGATCTCGCGCGATACGTCTTCCGGCACGTTTGAATGCTGGCAGGAACTGATCATGAAGGAAGAGCGCGTTAACCCCGCAGCCCTCATGCAGGCTTCCAACGGCGCTGTTGTGCAGGCCGTCTCCAAAAACAAGAACGCCATCGGCTATGTGGGCCTGGGCTACCTGGACAAATCCACCAAGGGCCTCAAGGTCAACGACGTGACCGCTAACCCCCAGACCGCCCTGTCCAAGCAGTGGCCCATCGCCCGCGAACTCTTTGTCTTCACCAACGGCACCCCCGCAGGCGCCGCCAAGGCTTTTGTGGAATATCTGCTGGATCCCGGCAAGGGCCAGAAGGACGTGCTTGAAGTGGGTTATGTGCCCCTGGGCAAGTAG
- a CDS encoding response regulator, with product MSQQILIVEDETDIRELLRFNLEREGFTVHEAADGTQGLALARQHTPDLVILDVMLPGVDGFEVCRRLGAQAETSHIPVLMLTARGEEVDRVVGLSLGADDYVVKPFSVRELMLRVKAVLRRGGRSVESPVLERHGIRLRTEAHSAEVAGEILNLTATEFRLLEDLLRHAGSVRTREQLLNNVWGYSFEGYARTVDTHVRRLRAKLGEAAPMLETVRGVGYRIKE from the coding sequence ATGAGCCAGCAAATATTGATAGTTGAAGACGAAACCGATATCCGCGAACTTTTGCGTTTCAATCTTGAGCGCGAGGGCTTCACGGTGCATGAGGCCGCCGACGGCACGCAGGGTCTGGCCCTGGCGCGCCAGCACACGCCCGATCTGGTGATTCTGGACGTGATGCTGCCGGGTGTGGACGGGTTTGAAGTTTGCCGCCGCCTAGGGGCGCAGGCTGAAACATCGCACATCCCGGTGCTCATGCTCACGGCCAGGGGAGAGGAAGTGGACCGCGTGGTAGGTTTGAGCCTTGGGGCCGACGACTATGTGGTCAAACCTTTCAGCGTGCGCGAGCTCATGCTGCGGGTAAAGGCCGTGCTGCGGCGCGGCGGGCGCAGTGTGGAAAGCCCGGTGCTGGAGCGACATGGCATACGGCTGCGCACCGAGGCGCATTCCGCCGAGGTGGCGGGCGAAATACTCAACCTCACGGCAACGGAATTCCGCCTGCTCGAAGACCTGCTGCGTCACGCCGGATCAGTGCGTACCCGCGAGCAGCTGCTCAACAACGTGTGGGGATATTCTTTTGAAGGATACGCCCGTACGGTCGACACCCACGTGCGCAGGCTGCGCGCCAAGCTTGGCGAGGCGGCCCCCATGCTGGAAACGGTGCGCGGCGTTGGTTACCGCATAAAGGAATAG
- a CDS encoding ATP-binding protein, translated as MLSFRTRIFCSVLAAALIASGIAVYYGRASFEQSQIDVARERLLRETALSAAILDKIGPTPAGVLELANILQMPRERISLLDNSGNVLADTAPGAQPVSKLDNHSDRPEVQAAMQGGQGFSIRSSGTLGTDMAYAAVRINANNLLRIALPLVNLQQEIESRVAVFTRIGIVTLLLSLVLAGLLSGALRNSLAQMVSVVEAISLGNFQRRLRRIPGREFAPLAEAVNRMAENIEDHVRSAAEQTAQLESILETMSDGVLVLGPHGRIRRCNRALAREFPAAASALGAQVVEVIPSPQLQSAVDAAMAACPTAGQKDASPSAPGEVVNGPDASASDDAAISRQQRYLQLELSSGQVMSVCISRPCGLEHLGQTGIGAVAVFHDITELMRLERVRRDFVANVSHELRTPLTAIQGYAETLISLDASPECRRFGEIILKHGVSLSRMVEDLLTLARLEGKTGSLDLVPTDPREAVSQAAGMCREALERRKCTVVVDIPETCRVLASQPHLAQVFRNLIENAGRYAPEGGSVRINARESGPDVVFRVVDDGPGIPKADLERVFERFYQVERHRGQATTGLGLAICKHIVERHGGRIRAESPAQDGNTALVFTLSSVHGAALS; from the coding sequence ATGCTTTCTTTCAGAACACGAATTTTTTGCAGCGTGCTTGCCGCAGCGCTCATAGCCTCGGGGATAGCCGTGTACTATGGCCGGGCATCCTTTGAGCAAAGCCAGATCGACGTGGCTCGCGAGAGACTGCTGCGCGAAACCGCGCTGTCTGCCGCGATTCTTGACAAAATCGGCCCGACCCCGGCTGGCGTGCTCGAACTGGCAAACATACTGCAAATGCCGCGAGAGCGCATTTCGCTGCTCGACAACTCGGGCAACGTGCTGGCCGACACAGCGCCGGGCGCGCAACCAGTGTCCAAGCTCGACAACCACTCCGACAGACCCGAGGTGCAGGCAGCCATGCAGGGCGGTCAGGGGTTTTCCATCCGTTCGAGCGGCACGCTGGGCACAGACATGGCCTATGCAGCCGTGCGCATCAACGCGAACAACCTGCTGCGCATCGCCTTGCCTCTGGTCAATCTGCAGCAGGAGATTGAAAGCCGCGTGGCCGTCTTTACCCGCATAGGCATTGTTACGCTGCTGCTCTCGCTTGTGCTTGCGGGCCTGCTGTCGGGCGCGCTGCGCAACTCGCTTGCGCAGATGGTGTCTGTGGTCGAGGCCATATCTCTGGGCAATTTTCAGCGCCGCCTGCGCCGCATCCCCGGCAGGGAGTTTGCCCCGCTGGCGGAGGCCGTAAACCGCATGGCCGAGAATATTGAAGACCATGTGAGGTCGGCGGCGGAGCAGACGGCGCAGCTTGAAAGCATCCTTGAGACCATGAGCGACGGTGTTCTGGTGCTTGGCCCGCACGGGCGCATCCGCAGGTGCAACCGTGCCCTGGCGCGGGAGTTTCCGGCTGCGGCCTCGGCTCTGGGCGCACAGGTGGTGGAGGTTATCCCCTCGCCCCAGCTGCAGTCTGCAGTGGATGCCGCCATGGCTGCATGCCCGACCGCCGGGCAGAAGGACGCGAGCCCCAGCGCTCCGGGCGAGGTCGTAAACGGGCCGGACGCCTCTGCCAGCGACGATGCGGCCATCAGCCGCCAGCAGCGCTATCTTCAGCTTGAGCTTTCGTCCGGGCAGGTCATGTCTGTCTGCATATCCCGCCCCTGCGGGCTGGAGCATCTGGGCCAGACGGGCATAGGCGCCGTGGCGGTATTTCATGACATTACGGAGCTCATGCGGCTCGAGCGCGTACGCCGCGACTTTGTGGCCAACGTGTCGCACGAGTTGCGCACCCCGCTCACAGCCATACAGGGTTATGCCGAAACGCTCATCAGCCTTGACGCCTCGCCGGAATGCCGCCGCTTTGGCGAAATAATACTCAAGCACGGGGTCAGCCTCAGCCGTATGGTGGAGGATCTGCTGACCCTTGCCCGGCTTGAGGGCAAGACCGGCAGCCTTGACCTCGTCCCCACAGACCCGCGCGAGGCGGTCTCGCAGGCCGCGGGCATGTGCCGCGAGGCTCTTGAACGCCGCAAGTGCACGGTTGTTGTGGATATTCCCGAAACCTGCCGCGTGCTGGCAAGCCAGCCGCATCTGGCGCAGGTATTCAGAAATCTCATTGAGAATGCTGGCCGTTACGCCCCCGAGGGCGGCAGCGTGCGCATCAACGCGCGCGAGAGCGGCCCGGATGTTGTCTTTCGCGTGGTGGACGATGGCCCCGGCATACCCAAGGCTGACTTGGAACGGGTTTTTGAGCGCTTCTATCAGGTAGAGCGGCACAGGGGCCAGGCGACCACGGGTTTGGGACTGGCCATCTGCAAGCACATAGTTGAACGGCACGGCGGCCGCATCCGGGCAGAAAGCCCGGCGCAGGACGGCAACACGGCCCTTGTTTTCACCCTTTCTTCCGTCCACGGAGCGGCACTTTCATGA
- the pstB gene encoding phosphate ABC transporter ATP-binding protein PstB — protein MNEHLLARNVSVYYGQNKALHEVSLNFEPRRVTALIGPSGCGKSTFLRCLNRMNDLVPGARVEGEIMLDGQDVNRPDTDVVSLRCRVGMVFQKPNPFPKTIYENVAYGLRVNGLRDESLIAEKVELSLRRAAIFEEVKDRLQGPALGLSGGQQQRLCIARALAVEPEVLLMDEPASALDPIATQKIEESIRELRESLSIIIVTHNMQQAARVSDYTAFFYMGRLIEHNATDIMFTRPAKKQTEDYITGRFG, from the coding sequence ATGAACGAGCATCTGCTGGCACGCAACGTCAGTGTGTACTACGGCCAAAACAAGGCCCTGCACGAAGTAAGCCTCAATTTTGAGCCGCGCCGGGTTACGGCCCTCATCGGGCCTTCGGGCTGCGGCAAGTCAACCTTTTTGCGCTGTCTTAACCGCATGAACGATCTGGTCCCCGGCGCACGCGTTGAAGGCGAGATCATGCTGGACGGACAGGATGTAAACCGCCCCGATACGGATGTGGTTTCACTGCGCTGCCGGGTGGGCATGGTTTTTCAGAAGCCCAACCCCTTTCCCAAAACCATTTACGAAAACGTGGCTTACGGCCTGCGCGTCAACGGCCTGCGGGACGAAAGCCTGATCGCCGAAAAGGTCGAACTGTCGCTACGCCGCGCGGCCATCTTTGAAGAAGTGAAGGATCGCCTGCAAGGCCCCGCGCTCGGGCTGTCGGGCGGGCAGCAGCAGCGGTTGTGCATCGCCCGCGCGCTTGCCGTCGAGCCGGAGGTGCTGCTGATGGACGAACCGGCCAGCGCCCTTGACCCCATCGCCACCCAAAAGATTGAAGAAAGCATCCGCGAGCTGCGCGAATCGCTTTCCATCATCATCGTTACCCACAACATGCAGCAGGCGGCCCGCGTTTCAGACTACACGGCCTTTTTTTACATGGGCAGGCTCATTGAGCACAATGCCACAGACATCATGTTTACCCGGCCCGCCAAAAAACAGACGGAAGACTACATCACTGGCCGCTTTGGCTAA
- the phoU gene encoding phosphate signaling complex protein PhoU, which produces MQQQANYLQQLLVSLRTRLLVMCASVGIALEEAGKAMAAGDPGRAASVIENDAAVDALENEIDEMALLLLARTQPVARDLRFVVSALRMVVDLERIGDEAVSMAEQAILMQDKPGFGVIPHVREMFYKASEAFDRAVRVFRENNAEEALHMLRGDEEAVQSEVRIIQQIMESLSDPDANLQPYQAMHVILVARSLTRVWRRSINIAEQVYFISQGESVKHKAEERGGEAQNASAAKPADVTGPAEQENTGSAIHRADDEDEDMDGRG; this is translated from the coding sequence ATGCAGCAACAGGCCAATTATCTGCAACAATTGCTCGTATCACTGCGTACCCGCCTGCTGGTTATGTGCGCCAGCGTGGGCATCGCCCTGGAAGAAGCCGGCAAGGCCATGGCCGCTGGCGATCCCGGTCGGGCCGCGTCGGTCATTGAAAACGACGCAGCCGTTGACGCCCTTGAAAATGAAATTGACGAAATGGCGCTGCTGCTGCTTGCCCGGACACAGCCCGTGGCCAGAGACTTGCGGTTTGTGGTCAGCGCCCTGCGCATGGTGGTGGATCTCGAGCGCATTGGCGACGAGGCCGTCAGCATGGCCGAGCAGGCAATACTCATGCAGGACAAACCCGGCTTTGGGGTCATACCGCATGTGCGCGAAATGTTTTACAAGGCCAGTGAGGCCTTTGACCGGGCCGTGCGGGTTTTCCGCGAGAACAATGCCGAGGAGGCGCTGCATATGCTGCGCGGCGACGAAGAAGCCGTGCAGAGCGAAGTGCGCATCATCCAGCAGATTATGGAAAGCCTCTCAGACCCTGACGCCAACCTGCAGCCCTATCAGGCCATGCATGTTATTCTGGTGGCGCGTTCGCTCACACGCGTGTGGCGGCGTTCCATCAACATCGCCGAGCAGGTTTACTTTATCAGTCAGGGTGAAAGCGTAAAGCACAAGGCGGAAGAACGCGGCGGCGAAGCCCAAAACGCCTCTGCGGCAAAGCCCGCCGACGTGACGGGGCCTGCGGAGCAGGAAAATACAGGCAGCGCCATCCACCGCGCGGATGATGAAGACGAAGATATGGACGGGCGCGGCTGA